Genomic window (Candidatus Obscuribacterales bacterium):
ATAGGCGGCATGGATGAGCTGGGTGCCCATCATTAAATTGTCGTAGTACAGCTCGGCGGGCTTTTCGCGGTTGAGGCCAATGCCGCCGACGTGGGCGGCCAGGTGGATCACCACATCCTGCCGATCAACAGCGCGTTGGCAAGCCTCCCACTGGCGCAGATCACAGTCTCGCGATCGCGGAATGGTGATCTGCTGA
Coding sequences:
- a CDS encoding NAD-dependent epimerase/dehydratase family protein, with protein sequence MTTLDLRQKRILVTGGAGFLGQAVVAQLIEAGATAQQITIPRSRDCDLRQWEACQRAVDRQDVVIHLAAHVGGIGLNREKPAELYYDNLMMGTQLIHAAY